Genomic segment of Vicinamibacteria bacterium:
GCGGCGGGTGACCTCGTCCAGCTCATCGCGTGCCCCCTGCGCCCGCTTCTCGGCGACCGACCGGGCGCCGGCCGCCTCGCGGGCTTCCCGTCGTGCGCGCTCGAGCCGCCTTTCTGCCTCGGCCGACTCGGCACGGGCATGCTCCAAGGGCTCTATTCGAGTCTCGTTCGTTCGTTCGGCCGCCCGTGAAAGGTTCGTTCGGGAGGCGCTGTCGGCCTCCGCGGGGGCCTGGACCGACGGGCCAGGATCGGGCCTCAGCCCGGAAGGGGGATCGTGCGCCAATTGCGTGATCGCCTCGAACCCCGGCGGCTCGAGGTCACGGATCAGGCGGCCCGGATGGGCGCGAACACCGTCGGTATGGGTCGACTCCGCGGCGAGCGCTTCAAAGGTGCCCGACACTCGCCGCAGGGTGTCCTGACTCGCTCCGTGGCCCGCGGTGACGAGAAGAGACTTCGCACGCTCCATAAGCGCAGCCTGGGCTTCGCGACGCTCCTTCATCGCCTCGCGCAGTGCCATGCCCGTGGCTCCCTCGGCTTGAGCGCTCTGAAGGCGTCGCGTGGACGCCGTCAGCGCATCGAACTCGGGCCGTGCCCTCCAGTAGGCAAGGTTTGCGGCCCACGCGGTGACGTTGGGTCGACCGAGTTCCCGCACGCGAGCCGCATTGTCCTTGTCTCCCCCCGCTTTCAACTTGGCCGCGAGAGCGTTCCGGGCCGCTATGAACTCGGCGAGGGAGAGCTGATAGAGCCGGTCTATCTCAGTCTCGACGTCGACACTAGGGGTGGCCATCCGCCCCATCCTAGTCGACTAGCCACAGGATCGAGAGGGTTCGTCGGAGTTTGGCTCCCCTGGGACGGCGAGTGCGGCAAGGTCCAGCGTCTTGGGCCAAAAGGCGTCACGGACCTGGGAGGGAGACACCGAACGCCGGGGTCAAGGGCTACAAACGCGAGTGCTGGTTTGGGACTCTCGGAGGCTCGGGGTTACGGGCAGCTGGCGTCAGCGCGTCTGGGCAGGCTCTTCCCTGACGCGGGTGTCCGTCGCGACCCAGTTCACTTCCCAAGTCTTGCCGCCGTCGGCGGAGAACGCCTGCTCGAAGCGGTACGACTCCGGCGTGATGGCGGCAATCACGAAACGAACATAAATGGCCCGGCCGTCCAGCATCTCCTGGTCGAAAAACTCGCCGCGACCGTTCCTAAAGTCGCCGATCACGGGCTGGCTCAGCGTGCCCGCGCGGATGTTGGAGAAATTGAGGCTCCATTGGTGGGCGTCGGGATTGTAGAGTCGCAGACTCAGACCCTCAAAATGACCGGCCGGACCGTCGGCTACGAGTTCCGCCAGATTGGCGCGGCCGTTCCAGACGCTGCGCACCACGGTCGTGCCCTCGTACTCGACCCAGGTCTTGGAACCGGTCAAGGGATGCAGCAGGCGCGACAGGCGCGTCTTCCAGGTGCCGAACTCGAAATCGAAATCGTGCTGCCCGTCACGGTCAGTCGGGGTGGGGCCGAGCAAGAGAGCGAATGCGAGGACGGAGCCTGTGACCATGGGTTCCCTTTCCCAGGACGGGGTTAGAAGCTCGCCTGGTAGGTTGCTCGAACGTCGTTGGACGAACGGCGGAAGTCATGCAGAAGCTCGACCCTGAGCGACCCCCCTCCGCACGCCACCTGGAGCGCGGGCCCAATCCGGTGCTGGGGTGCGGCCCCGGCGGAAACGCCCAGGCTGTAGGCCACTCCAAGGTCCCAGCGCGGCCCCATTCGCCGGAGGAGCCTCACCGGGTCCAGGTAGAGCTGGCGAACGCCCGAACCTCCCAGGGGTTCGTAGAGCTCGACCGTTCCGGAAAGGGACAGGGAGCCCGTCCTCAGGCTGGGCACGAAGTAGAGTTGCCCGTATCTCCCATCGGAAGCATCCGCTAAAGCGAGCGCGATACTCACCGCCTGCTCGCGCCAGACGATCCCCGTCAAGGCTCCACCGATCCATTCGTGATAGCCGTTGCGCGGGTTTCGCACCAGTCCTGCGAAGGCTCCCCAGGCGCCGAAGGAATAGCCGCCATAGAGCGCCGAGGAGTGTGCCGTGCTGAGGCGCACGAAAATAAAGTTGCGAGAGTCGAAGGTGAGCCTCGAGGGTTGCGAATCGGCGCCCGCCGGTGGCAGAGCCCGAGGACTTGTGGCCAAATCCACGAGAGCCTCGATCAGGACGTCCGTTCCACTCAGGAGATCAACCACGCTGATCCGCTCGTCGGCGTCGTGGCCGGGATAGGGCTTGCCGGGCAGCCACATGCCGAAGGCGATCGCGTGCGGCATCCGCTTGGCATAGGTGCTCCCCCCGGAGATCGCGGGTCTCGCGTCTTCACCCGTCACCCGGTCATACGCGGCGAGTAGCCGCCGCACGATCTCGGAGTCCGGGTCGATCGAGAACGGCTCGTCGTCAAAGAAGCCTGACGGCGCGAGATGCGCGTCGTGCGTCGCGTTGAACTCAGCCACGAGAGACTCGAGGCGCGCGCGGAGGCCCGGACCCGTGAGCGGGGGAGGGCGGCGCAGGTTGATGGTCAGAGCGAGCTTGCCCCCGTCCGTGCCCTTGATCGTGGCGACGTTGACGGCATATCGTCCCCAGATCGGATCGGCGTCGGTCAGGCCTAGACCGGTGCCGTACAGATCCGCCCCTGCCATCGCCGCGAAGTCCAGTAAGTCCGCCGCCCCGGAGCGAGCCACCTTTCCGGAGAGGGACCGTGCGAGCAGGAGGAGCGCGTTGGCGCCGCGTTCGAGATTGAGCCCTGCGTGCGCGGCCCGACCGTGGGCGACCACCGTCACCTGCCGACCATCCACTACCGTCTGGAGGCTGGTGCCCTCCGAGGGCTCCCCCGCCAGGCCCGCGACCGCTTCCCGAAGCCCTTCGAGCGAGGCCGGTCGCCAGCGGAGGGTTGCCACGGCCCGGCTGGGAACGATGCTCGTGGATATGCCGGCTTCGAGGGAAGCAATCTCCCACGGCCGCTCCGGGCCGGGCCGAACCGTGAGCGGGGGGTCCGCGGTCACGGTGAGCGCGTTCCAGGCCTTTTCGCCGACCACCACGGGAAATGCAGAATCGAGCACCAAGGACAGGTCCGGAGCGCGATGCCCCTCGAGGTAGGTCTTCATGTCCTTGTTGCTGCTCTCCTCGTCGCTCCCTACCAGCAGGCGGATTGTGTGCGTCCGCGGCAGGCCGCTGTCGCGAAGCGACCGCATAGCGAGGAGAGCCTGTACCAGCGGGCCCTTGTCGTCGGCGGATCCCCGCCCCCAGATGAACCCGTCCTTCTCGATGCCCGCAAACGGGGGGACGCTCCACTCGGCTTCGGAGACCGGCTGGACGTCGCCGTGGACCACGAGGCCCAGCACGGGAGCCCCCGGGGGGCCGGGGAGGTCGACTTCCGTCACCGGGCCCGCGTCGTGGACCTCGAACCCGAGCTCGCGGCCGACCCCACCGAGCCATTTCTTCTGGTCGCCGAACGCGCTCGCGTCACCCTCGACGGTGGGAAAGCGGATTGCTTCGACGAGCAGCGGCACGAGCCGGACCGCATGGTCCCGGTGAAAAATCCGCCGCACGTCGTCCGCAGACGTCGCTTGCGCGCCTCGGGCCGGCAAGGACGTCACCAAGAGAAGGGCAGTTGTGGAAATGCGCACTGCGATCATCCGCCCAGTGGCCCTGACCGCTCCCGAGTTATTCCTTCACCCGTTCGATGGTGGAGATCCAGTTCGCTTCCCAGGTCTTGCCTCCGTCGTCCGAGAACGATTGCTCGAACCGAGCCGTGGTGGCCGTGATATCGGACCACACATAACGAACGAAGATCGAGCGGCCCTCGAAGTACTCCTGGTCGTAGAACTCGCCGCGTCCGTTGTTGAATTCGCCGACCACGGGCGGAAAATCCAGGGTGCCCTTCCTTGCGTTGGCCCAGTAAATATGCCATTGACGCGACTCAGGGTTGTAGAGACGCAACGTCAGGCCGTCGATGTGGGTATTGGTCGACGGGCTGTCGACATGGAATTCATCCAGGGTGGCGCGGCCCCCCCACACGCTCCGCGTGATCTGAGTGCCCTCGAAATCGATCCAGGTGGTGGAGCCGGACAGGGGATGCACGAGACGCTTCAGCTTGGCCTTCCAGGTGCCGACCAGGGGGTCGAAGTCGTGCTGGCCGTCGCGTTGGGTGCCGCTCGCGTGTGCTCCCGCCTTCGTCGGGGCCCCGGCCGTCTGGGCCGCCAGCCCCGACGGCCCGACTAAGGTCGTGACGGCGACGAGCCAGC
This window contains:
- a CDS encoding Sapep family Mn(2+)-dependent dipeptidase — its product is MRISTTALLLVTSLPARGAQATSADDVRRIFHRDHAVRLVPLLVEAIRFPTVEGDASAFGDQKKWLGGVGRELGFEVHDAGPVTEVDLPGPPGAPVLGLVVHGDVQPVSEAEWSVPPFAGIEKDGFIWGRGSADDKGPLVQALLAMRSLRDSGLPRTHTIRLLVGSDEESSNKDMKTYLEGHRAPDLSLVLDSAFPVVVGEKAWNALTVTADPPLTVRPGPERPWEIASLEAGISTSIVPSRAVATLRWRPASLEGLREAVAGLAGEPSEGTSLQTVVDGRQVTVVAHGRAAHAGLNLERGANALLLLARSLSGKVARSGAADLLDFAAMAGADLYGTGLGLTDADPIWGRYAVNVATIKGTDGGKLALTINLRRPPPLTGPGLRARLESLVAEFNATHDAHLAPSGFFDDEPFSIDPDSEIVRRLLAAYDRVTGEDARPAISGGSTYAKRMPHAIAFGMWLPGKPYPGHDADERISVVDLLSGTDVLIEALVDLATSPRALPPAGADSQPSRLTFDSRNFIFVRLSTAHSSALYGGYSFGAWGAFAGLVRNPRNGYHEWIGGALTGIVWREQAVSIALALADASDGRYGQLYFVPSLRTGSLSLSGTVELYEPLGGSGVRQLYLDPVRLLRRMGPRWDLGVAYSLGVSAGAAPQHRIGPALQVACGGGSLRVELLHDFRRSSNDVRATYQASF